From a region of the Halorubrum sp. BV1 genome:
- a CDS encoding methionine synthase, producing MVRNPSANREQFRPNDHPNDAFLLSTVVGSYPKPKWLNRADELVSDPDSKFDEGDLAEAHDDACRLITHEHERAGLDTVVDGEMRRNEMVEFFADRIDGYEFNGPVKVWGHNYFDKPSVVEEVEYDEPWLVDEFEFTSNVAEKPVKVPITGPYTLGFWAFNEAYPSTEELVYDLADLVNEEVEKLVEAGARYIQIDEPALATTPEDHAIVGEALERIVSGIDEEVRIGLHVCYGDYSRIYPEINDYPIDEFDVELCNGGFEQIPTFTDPEFEPDLALGVVDAHTAEIEPVEEIKANIRQGLRVVPPEKLTISPDCGLKLLPREIAYGKTENMVTAVREVEAEIDAGEIDLDNPLADD from the coding sequence ATGGTCCGAAACCCGTCTGCAAACCGCGAACAGTTCCGACCGAACGACCACCCCAACGACGCGTTCCTCCTCTCCACCGTCGTCGGCTCCTATCCGAAGCCCAAGTGGCTGAACCGCGCGGACGAGCTCGTCTCCGACCCCGACTCGAAGTTCGACGAGGGCGACTTAGCGGAGGCACACGACGACGCCTGTCGGCTCATCACCCACGAGCACGAGCGCGCCGGGCTCGACACGGTCGTCGACGGAGAGATGCGCCGCAACGAGATGGTCGAGTTCTTCGCCGACCGCATCGACGGCTACGAGTTCAACGGCCCGGTGAAGGTGTGGGGCCACAACTACTTCGACAAACCGAGCGTCGTCGAGGAAGTCGAGTACGACGAGCCGTGGCTCGTCGACGAGTTCGAGTTTACCTCGAACGTCGCCGAGAAGCCGGTGAAAGTCCCGATCACAGGGCCGTACACCCTCGGATTCTGGGCGTTCAACGAGGCGTACCCCTCCACCGAGGAGCTCGTGTACGACCTGGCGGACCTGGTCAACGAGGAGGTCGAGAAGCTCGTCGAGGCCGGCGCGCGCTACATCCAGATCGACGAGCCCGCGCTGGCGACGACGCCGGAGGACCATGCCATCGTCGGCGAGGCGCTCGAACGCATCGTCTCGGGGATAGACGAGGAGGTCCGGATCGGCCTCCACGTCTGTTACGGCGATTACTCGCGTATCTACCCCGAAATCAACGACTACCCGATAGACGAGTTCGACGTGGAGCTGTGTAACGGCGGCTTCGAGCAGATCCCGACGTTCACCGACCCCGAGTTCGAGCCCGACCTCGCGCTCGGCGTCGTCGACGCCCACACCGCCGAAATCGAGCCCGTCGAGGAGATCAAAGCGAACATCCGGCAGGGCCTCCGCGTCGTCCCGCCGGAGAAGCTCACCATCTCGCCCGACTGCGGACTGAAGCTGCTCCCCCGCGAGATCGCCTACGGCAAGACCGAGAACATGGTCACGGCGGTCCGCGAGGTCGAAGCCGAGATCGACGCCGGCGAGATCGATCTCGACAATCCGCTCGCAGACGACTGA